One Nostoc sp. CENA543 genomic window, ACTCACAAGTAATAGTATTACCGTGATTGCGTAAGATTATGGATGTAGAGGAATGGGGATATCCCAATCCCCATTCCCCAGTTCTTAACTCAATAACCGAACTTGTGACCCCTGCTGTGTCTTATTCACCTCAATTCTGGCTTGGAAGGCTTCTTTGAGGTGGGGCATATGGGTGACAGTGAGGATACAGGCAAAATCGTTGGCGATCGCATTTATGGCGGCAATCAGGCGATCGCATCCTTCGGCATCCTGTGTACCGAAACCTTCATCGACAATTAATAACTGTAAGGCGGCTCCAGCTCGTTGTGCTAATAGTTTCGCCAAGGCTAACCGAATGGCAAAGTTAATTCTAAAGGCTTCTCCCCCAGAATACGTCTCATAGGCGCGTGTGCCTCTAGCATCGGCAATGACGATATCTAAGGTATCGATCAATTTGGCGTTTTTCTTAGTAGATTTACCATTCCTGCCTGCTTTTTGAGTAATAAATTGTACGTGCAGTTGGTTAGCTGTTAACCGTGACAATAGTTGATTTGTCTCGGCTTCGAGTTGAGGCAGTACGTTCTCAATCATCAATGCTTGGATGCCATTTTTACCAAATGCCTGGGCTAATTCCTGATACACCCGATATTGTTGCCTACAAGTTTGTAATTGTTGTTGTTGTTCTTCGTACTGCGTTTGTAAATTTTCTAGTTGCAAAGCTAGCTGTTCTAACCGCCCCAACTGGGTGATACATTCATCTAGTTGTCTTCTGCGGGTGGTTATTTGTTGTTCTAAGGCTTGAATCTCTGCAATGGGATTGGTAGATGCGGCTAACTGTCCCTCTATTTCGGTGATTTGGGTGACGAGTTGTTGTCTTTCTTGCAATCTCGTGTTTCTAGATGCTTCTAAATCTTGTAATCTGGCTTGGAGTTGGGGGTATTGTTGCTGGGCTGATAGTAACTGTTGATAGCGTAACTGCCAAGCTTGGGCTTGACGTAGGTTGGTGCGAATTTGGTTATGTTGTTCGGAACTATAGCTAATTTCCCTAATTTTCTGCTCTATCGCCGCGATTTGCTTGGCACATTCCGAATCTACCTGTTCTTGTTCAATTCTGCTTTGTAATTCGGCAATTTGCGCTTGTAATTCTGGCTTACGGGCGGCGATTTGGGCTTGGCGTTTGGTAGCGTCTTTGATTTGTCCTTGCTTGATTTCTGCCCAACGCCATCTTTCTACTTCACTGCGAGCTAGAGCATGGTCTTGCTCATTATAATTTAGTTGTTGCAGATATTGTTCGAGTTGTCTGAGTTCGGCTTGCTGTGTGGGTGCGTAATCACCAGCTTGCAGCGATCGCTCTAGGTGTTGTTTTTCAGCAGCTAGTTGTTGTAAATGCTGTTCTGCATCACTAGTTGATTGTAACTGGGCGGCTAATTGTCCTCTCTGCTCCCGCAAGCTATCATAAGCGTTTAATTTCTGGAATATTTCTTTGTATTCCTGCCGCAACAATTGAATTTCTCTATCAGAAACCGCCATTTGTTCCCGAAATACCCACAATTGCCCCTCTGTTTCTTTGTACTCACCCTTGGTTTTATCAACCACACGATTCCAATGATGTTCATCTAAAGGACGTTCGCATAAAGGGCAAATCGCATCAGGAGTACGCAGCATTTGCAATTTTTGTTCTAATTCTCCCAATAATCTCTCATATTCTCGATGCTGCGCCTGTAGACGCTCAATAAAATGCCTTCTTTCTTGCCCTTTTTCTTGGACTCGTTGCAGATAAACCCTGTCTTTCTCCATTTGCTCAATTTGCATCGCCACTTCCATAACTGCTTGTTGCAGTTGGGGTTGGCGTTGAGATGCTTTTTGCAATTGATTTTCTGTGACTTGTAACTGTTCTAAACGTGCTACTAACCCAGCATGAACCTTATCTAAATGACTTTGCAAATTGTGTCGCTGCTGTAATAAAGGTGCGACTTGCATTTGCAGTTCATCAAGATGGGTTAAATGACGACGAGCGGCGGCGAGTTGGGCTAAGGCTGCTTCAATTTCCCCTGATTTAGCCAAGGTTTGCTGAATTTCTTGTTCTTGCTGTTGTAAAGCTGCTAATTGTCCTTGGACTTGTTGTAATTGTCTTTCTAATTCGTGAATTTGTTTGGTGAGTTGTTGCTGTTGTTGTTGGCGCAGTGCCGTAGCACGAGTGTGTTCGTCAAACTTAATAGCGAAGGCTTCTTCTTGAGATTGCAAATTTTGATAGTGAGTGTAGCCGTTTTTAATCTCTGTTTCTTGATTGATTAAAGCTGCTAACTGGGCAATTTGATAGTTAATAGCTGACTGCTCTTGTTGCAGGCGATCGCAATCTTGAGTTAAATTTTGATATTGTTGTTTGACAAAATTTAGCTGTTGTTCCCAATTGGTACGTTGATGTTGAACAACTTGCAAACTTTGTAAT contains:
- the sbcC gene encoding exonuclease subunit SbcC encodes the protein MIPVQLILKNFLSYRDATVDFRGLHTACICGSNGAGKSSLLEAITWAVWGESRAAAEDDVIHAGAKEVRVDFTFQSNQQTYRIIRSRVRSAAGVLEFQIETPAGFRPLTGKGVRATQEVILEYVKLDYDTFINSAYLRQGRADEFMLKRPSERKEILAELLKLNQYDELEERAKESSRQFKARAEELERSLESIKTQLQQRHITQAQRAELEAEINQLQQVQAFENIKLQSLQVVQHQRTNWEQQLNFVKQQYQNLTQDCDRLQQEQSAINYQIAQLAALINQETEIKNGYTHYQNLQSQEEAFAIKFDEHTRATALRQQQQQQLTKQIHELERQLQQVQGQLAALQQQEQEIQQTLAKSGEIEAALAQLAAARRHLTHLDELQMQVAPLLQQRHNLQSHLDKVHAGLVARLEQLQVTENQLQKASQRQPQLQQAVMEVAMQIEQMEKDRVYLQRVQEKGQERRHFIERLQAQHREYERLLGELEQKLQMLRTPDAICPLCERPLDEHHWNRVVDKTKGEYKETEGQLWVFREQMAVSDREIQLLRQEYKEIFQKLNAYDSLREQRGQLAAQLQSTSDAEQHLQQLAAEKQHLERSLQAGDYAPTQQAELRQLEQYLQQLNYNEQDHALARSEVERWRWAEIKQGQIKDATKRQAQIAARKPELQAQIAELQSRIEQEQVDSECAKQIAAIEQKIREISYSSEQHNQIRTNLRQAQAWQLRYQQLLSAQQQYPQLQARLQDLEASRNTRLQERQQLVTQITEIEGQLAASTNPIAEIQALEQQITTRRRQLDECITQLGRLEQLALQLENLQTQYEEQQQQLQTCRQQYRVYQELAQAFGKNGIQALMIENVLPQLEAETNQLLSRLTANQLHVQFITQKAGRNGKSTKKNAKLIDTLDIVIADARGTRAYETYSGGEAFRINFAIRLALAKLLAQRAGAALQLLIVDEGFGTQDAEGCDRLIAAINAIANDFACILTVTHMPHLKEAFQARIEVNKTQQGSQVRLLS